In one Silene latifolia isolate original U9 population chromosome 10, ASM4854445v1, whole genome shotgun sequence genomic region, the following are encoded:
- the LOC141605620 gene encoding protein unc-13 homolog → MEEGCELEVLQRYRRDRRVLLNYLLSGSLIKKVVLPPGAVTLDDVDLDQLSVDYVLNCINKGEMLELSEAIRDYHDSTDFPCMNNGGSSDEFFLVTNSELSGSPPRREPPPIPLIPSAPFLPSLSNSEMNDEDVVSNSVPSIQDPLSTVDLLARKSMSQAESFSSNHVKELTVDDIEDFEDDYDLEEVDSRRISRRMPNDASDLMPILPPFSTGITDDDLRETAYEILLACAGASGGLIVPSKEKKKEKRSRLLRKLGRSKAENVMSEPHHSSGLVGLLETMRTQMEISEAMDIRTRQGLLNALVGKAGKRMDTILVPLELLCCISRTEFPDKKAYIRWQKRQLNMLEEGLINHPVIGFGESGRKANEVRVLLAKIEESEFLPASSGEVQRTECLRSLRDVAVPLAERPVRGDLTGEVCHWADGYHLNVKLYEKLLLSVFDVLDEGKLTEEAEEIHELLKSTWRLLGVTETMHYTCYALVLFRQSVITGEKRMLQLAIQQLKRVPLKDQRGPQERLHLKSLQSKVDSEEGSESVSFLQAFLEPIQKWADRQLADYHLHFAEDSKKMEDISTVAMTSRRLLMEEPELGGQSTSVSDEDQIELFVTSSIKNAFARTLHTVDSMSDTGHEHPLTVLADEMKKLLKKESSLFVPILSQWNPQALVVSTSLLHKLYGMKSKPFLDGAEHLTEDVVSVLPAANTLEQYITGLLTSAYGEQAAEMYCRKLGKYQIETLSGTLVMRWVNAQLQRILSWVERAIQQERWDPISPQRRYGASIVEVYRIIEETVDQFFSLKVPMGSGELGGLCRGIDNAFQVYVNLIVGNLASKEDLMPPVPILTRYRKETGIKAFVKKELLDHQKLPEEKKSNDISVVSTSILCVQLNTLHYAINHLSKFEDSISDRWLKKKPSEKFITRSLDEKTRNSNQGNTFDGSRKDINAAIDRLCEYTGTKIIFWELREPFIDNLYKPSVSQSRLETLIEPLDLALNELCTVIVEPLRDRLVTSLLQASVDGLLRVLLDGGPYRVFLHSDAKLFEEDLDVLKEFFISGGDGLPRGVVENLVAHVRHIINLHGYETRELIEDLRSCSGVEQGGRSKLGADTKTLLRVLCHRGDSEASQFVKKQFKIPKSAA, encoded by the exons ATGGAGGA GGGATGTGAGCTAGAGGTTCTACAAAGATATCGTCGCGATCGTCGTGTGTTGTTGAATTACCTGCTTTCCGGTAGCTTGATTAAGAAGGTTGTGTTGCCTCCTGGTGCTGTAACATTGGATGATGTTGATCTAGATCAACTCAGTGTTGATTATGTTCTTAATTGTATTAACAAAG GTGAAATGCTGGAACTCTCTGAAGCTATCAGAGACTATCATGATAGTACCGATTTTCCGTGTATG AACAATGGTGGGTCCAGTGACGAGTTTTTTCTTGTCACGAATTCTGAATTGTCTGGTTCACCTCCAAGACGCGAGCCACCACCAATTCCACTAATTCCATCAGCACCCTTTCTTCCAAGCTTGTCAAACTCAGAGATGAATGATGAAGATGTTGTTTCCAATTCAGTGCCTTCTATCCAAGATCCACTGTCGACTGTCGATTTACTTGCTAGAAAGAGCATGTCACAAGCTGAATCCTTTAGTTCAAAtcatgtcaaagaattaacagttGACGACATTGAGGATTTTGAGGATGACTATGACTTGGAAGAGGTTGATAGCAGAAGGATATCTAGGCGAATGCCAAATGATGCGTCTGATCTCATGCCAATATTACCACCTTTTTCGACAG GTATCACTGACGATGATCTACGAGAAACTGCTTATGAAATCCTTTTGGCATGTGCGGGAGCTTCAGG AGGTCTTATTGTAccatcaaaagaaaagaagaaagagaaaagGTCTAGATTGCTAAGGAAGCTTGGGCGTAGTAAAGCTGAGAATGTGATGTCTGAGCCTCATCATTCATCTGGTTTGGTCGGTTTGCTCGAGACTATGCGGACTCAAATGGAG ATTTCAGAGGCAATGGATATCAGAACAAGGCAAGGGCTCCTAAATGCTCTAGTTGGGAAAGCAGGGAAAAGAATGGACACAATTTTGGTGCCTTTAGAACTGTTATGTTGTATTTCACGCACTGAATTCCCAGACAAGAAGGCATATATAAGATGGCAGAAAAGACAG TTAAATATGTTGGAGGAGGGGCTTATCAATCATCCTGTCATTGGTTTTGGAGAATCTGGACGGAAGGCCAATGAAGTGAGGGTTCTCTTAGCGAAGATCGAAGAATCTGAG TTTCTTCCAGCATCTTCTGGAGAAGTCCAAAGAACAGAATGTTTAAGATCTCTCAGGGATGTTGCTGTTCCACTTGCAGAAAGGCCAGTTCGTGGTGACCTAACTGGTGAAGTCTGTCACTGGGCTGATGGCTATCATCTCAATGTTAAGCTATATGAGAAGTTGCTCCTTAGTGTTTTTGATGTTCTAGATGAGGGAAAACTTACAGAG GAAGCAGAAGAAATACATGAGCTATTGAAGTCAACTTGGCGATTATTGGGTGTTACAGAGACCATGCATTACACGTGTTATGCTTTGGTATTATTTCGTCAG TCTGTAATTACAGGTGAAAAACGTATGCTTCAACTTGCCATTCAGCAGTTAAAGAGAGTCCCTCTTAAGGATCAGCGTGGTCCACAGGAGAGGTTACACTTGAAAAGTTTGCAATCAAAAGTAGatagtgaagaaggatctgaaaGTGTATCCTTTCTTCAAGCTTTCCTCGAACCAATCCAGAAATGGGCTGATAGGCAGCTTGCAGACTATCACTTGCATTTTGCTGAG GATTCAAAGAAGATGGAGGATATTTCAACAGTTGCAATGACTTCCCGGAGATTGCTCATGGAGGAACCAGAACTT GGAGGGCAGTCTACTTCAGTCAGTGATGAGGATCAGATTGAATTGTTTGTAACATCATCAATTAAAAATGCATTTGCTCGG ACTTTGCATACTGTTGATTCAATGTCAGACACAGGGCATGAACATCCATTAACAGTGCTTGCAGACGAGATGAAGAAGCTACTAAAGAAAGAGTCTTCTTTGTTTGTCCCGATTCTGTCCCAGTGGAATCCACAGGCACTTGTAGTATCAACATCTCTTCTTCATAAGCTCTATGGAATGAAATCG AAACCTTTCCTTGACGGAGCTGAGCATTTGACTGAAGATGTAGTGTCTGTACTTCCAGCAGCCAATACCCTTGAGCAGTACATTACAGGGCTTTTGACATCAGCTTATGGTGAGCAAGCTGCGGAAATGTATTGCAGAAAACTTGGGAAATATCAG ATCGAGACTTTATCTGGAACACTAGTTATGCGTTGGGTCAATGCACAATTGCAAAGAATTCTGAGTTGGGTTGAACGAGCCATTCAGCAAGAG CGGTGGGATCCAATATCACCTCAGCGGCGGTATGGAGCATCAATTGTTGAAGTCTACAGGATAATTGAAGAG ACGGTTGATCAATTTTTTTCCCTTAAAGTTCCAATGGGTTCTGGCGAGCTTGGTGGCTTATGCCGTGGCATTGACAATGCATTTCAAGTTTATGTGAACCTTATTGTAGGCAATCTGG CAAGCAAAGAAGATCTAATGCCACCAGTGCCAATCCTCACACGTTACAGGAAGGAAACTGGAATCAAAGCTTTTGTCAAGAAAGAGCTTCTGGACCACCAAAAGCTCCCCGAAGAGAAAAAATCAAATGATATCAGTGTTGTGTCTACTTCCATTTTGTGTGTTCAACTAAATACTCTCCAT TATGCGATTAATCATCTTAGTAAATTTGAAGATAGTATCTCAGACCGATGGCTGAAGAAGAAACCAAGTGAAAAGTTCATCA CGAGATCACTGGATGAGAAAACAAGAAATTCTAACCAAGGAAACACTTTTGACGGCAGCAGAAAAGATATCAATGCTGCTATTGACAGACTTTGTGAATATACTG GGACGAAGATCATTTTTTGGGAGTTGAGAGAGCCATTCATTGACAACTTGTACAAGCCCAGTGTATCTCAATCTAGGTTGGAAACACTAATTGAACCGCTTGACCTG GCGCTAAATGAGCTTTGCACAGTAATAGTCGAGCCACTGCGAGATCGACTCGTGACTAGTCTCCTTCAAGCATCTGTT GATGGTCTCCTACGCGTTTTATTAGATGGGGGCCCATATCGTGTTTTCTTACACAGTGATGCTAAATTGTTTGAAGAAGATCTAGACGTTCTAAAG GAGTTCTTTATTTCTGGAGGAGATGGTCTTCCTCGAGGCGTTGTGGAAAATTTAGTGGCACATGTTCGACATATAATAAATTTGCATGGTTATGAG ACTCGAGAACTAATAGAAGACTTGAGATCTTGTAGTGGAGTAGAACAAGGTGGGAGGAGTAAATTGGGGGCCGATACTAAGACTTTATTGAGAGTGTTGTGTCATCGAGGAGATTCTGAGGCATCTCAATTTGTCAAGAAACAATTTAAAATACCCAAGTCTGCTGCCTAA